One region of Anaeromyxobacter paludicola genomic DNA includes:
- a CDS encoding DUF58 domain-containing protein gives MSAHPLLDPVVLARLATLKLRVRAITDGLLTGLHKSPQHGQSVEFAEHKEYAPGDDLRHIDWKAWGKFDKYYVKRFEQETNLRAWLVVDASGSMGYRGDEKRLTKLDYASALAASLAYLLVRQQDAAGLVVVEDRVVRHVAPRAAASHLAQVVETLEGLAPSGPTSLGAAVDFVLEQAGRRASVVVLSDLFDRDEAVLRKLAQLRRRKHDVTVFHTLDPAELVFPFDDPTLFLSMEDARQVEAHGRDVKKGYLAELGRWLEEVRRGAAAADLDYQLCDTGRPLDQVLLPWLSRRERSAA, from the coding sequence ATGAGCGCGCACCCCCTGCTCGATCCCGTGGTCCTGGCCCGGCTGGCGACGCTCAAGCTGCGGGTCCGCGCCATCACCGACGGCCTCCTCACCGGGCTCCACAAGTCGCCGCAGCACGGCCAGTCGGTCGAGTTCGCCGAGCACAAGGAGTACGCGCCCGGCGACGACCTGCGGCACATCGACTGGAAGGCCTGGGGCAAGTTCGACAAGTACTACGTGAAGCGCTTCGAGCAGGAGACCAACCTGCGCGCCTGGCTGGTGGTGGACGCCTCCGGCTCCATGGGCTACCGCGGCGACGAGAAGCGGCTCACCAAGCTCGACTACGCGAGCGCCCTCGCCGCCTCGCTCGCCTACCTGCTCGTGCGCCAGCAGGACGCGGCCGGCCTGGTGGTGGTGGAGGACCGGGTGGTCCGCCACGTGGCGCCGCGGGCCGCCGCGAGCCACCTCGCGCAGGTGGTGGAGACGCTCGAGGGGCTCGCGCCCTCCGGGCCGACCTCGCTCGGCGCGGCGGTGGACTTCGTCCTCGAGCAGGCCGGGCGGCGCGCCAGCGTGGTGGTGCTCTCCGATCTCTTCGACCGCGACGAGGCGGTGCTCAGGAAGCTCGCGCAGCTCCGCCGCCGCAAGCACGACGTGACCGTCTTCCACACCCTCGACCCCGCCGAGCTCGTCTTCCCCTTCGACGACCCGACGCTCTTCCTGTCCATGGAGGACGCCCGGCAGGTGGAGGCGCACGGGCGCGACGTGAAGAAGGGCTACCTCGCCGAGCTGGGGCGCTGGCTCGAGGAGGTGCGGCGCGGCGCCGCGGCGGCCGACCTCGACTACCAGCTCTGCGACACCGGCCGGCCGCTCGATCAGGTGCTCTTGCCGTGGCTCTCGCGCCGGGAGCGGAGCGCGGCGTGA
- a CDS encoding AAA family ATPase: protein MNDPIPLETRVAEPDLEAVRQLAEARRLMLGEIEKRIVGQKDVVDHLLTALFARGHCLFVGVPGLAKTLLISTVAEVLHLSFNRIQFTPDLMPSDITGTDVLEEDRTTGKRVFRFVQGPLFANLLLADEINRTPPKTQAALLQAMQEYRVTAGGRTYPLDLPFLVFATQNPIEQEGTYPLPEAQLDRFMFYVDVDYPSAEEEAEIVRSTTAARRPVLSRVLSPEQIRALQELVLRVPVADHVIRHAVDLVRLTRPKDPAAPAFVKELVSWGAGPRASQYLILAAKARAVLHGRMAASVEDVRALAKPVLVHRVIRNFRAESEDVTSEQIVERLLEQVKA from the coding sequence ATGAACGACCCCATCCCGCTCGAGACCCGCGTCGCCGAGCCCGACCTCGAGGCGGTGCGGCAGCTCGCCGAGGCCCGCCGCCTGATGCTCGGCGAGATCGAGAAGCGCATCGTCGGCCAGAAGGACGTGGTGGACCACCTGCTCACCGCGCTCTTCGCCCGCGGCCACTGCCTCTTCGTGGGCGTGCCCGGGCTCGCGAAGACGCTCCTCATCTCCACCGTGGCCGAGGTGCTCCACCTCAGCTTCAACCGGATCCAGTTCACGCCGGACCTCATGCCCTCCGACATCACCGGCACCGACGTGCTGGAGGAGGACCGGACCACCGGCAAGCGGGTCTTCCGCTTCGTGCAGGGGCCGCTCTTCGCGAACCTGCTCCTCGCCGACGAGATCAACCGCACCCCGCCGAAGACGCAGGCCGCGCTGCTGCAGGCGATGCAGGAGTACCGGGTCACCGCCGGCGGGCGGACCTACCCGCTCGACCTGCCGTTCCTGGTCTTCGCGACCCAGAACCCGATCGAGCAGGAGGGCACCTACCCCCTGCCCGAGGCGCAGCTCGACCGGTTCATGTTCTACGTGGACGTGGACTACCCGTCGGCGGAGGAGGAGGCGGAGATCGTCCGCTCCACCACCGCGGCGCGCCGGCCGGTGCTCTCGCGCGTGCTCTCGCCGGAGCAGATCCGCGCGCTCCAGGAGCTGGTGCTCCGCGTCCCGGTGGCCGACCACGTGATCCGCCACGCGGTGGACCTGGTCCGCCTCACCCGCCCCAAGGACCCGGCCGCGCCCGCCTTCGTGAAGGAGCTCGTCTCCTGGGGCGCCGGCCCCCGCGCGAGCCAGTACCTCATCCTCGCCGCCAAGGCCCGCGCCGTGCTCCACGGCCGCATGGCCGCGAGCGTGGAGGACGTGCGCGCCCTCGCGAAGCCGGTGCTGGTGCACCGGGTGATCCGGAACTTCCGCGCCGAGAGCGAGGACGTGACGAGCGAGCAGATCGTGGAGCGGCTCCTGGAGCAGGTGAAGGCGTGA
- a CDS encoding peptidase MA family metallohydrolase encodes MASSSSRAGALLLALLVALLPLPARAARAGHAEVEALQHALALLQDEDVEGAKAIVDPLLAKDGSDPDVAFVAGVLRFHQQRYADAVALFDAAGLDTPGEPDYRALARTALEVTKGHQRAEGAHFVVSYPRGKDEVLVPYVLDALESQRAALEKDLGYAPPGKVTIEFLNDTKELAKLSTLKEEEIKTSGTIAICKFDKLMVVSPKALLQGYDWLDTAAHEYVHYVVTRRTRNNTPIWLHEGIAKFEETRWRGQGGEALSTEQATMLRDAARKDALITFAQMHPSMAKLPSQHAAALAFAEVMVAVEYLEQKGGGPLMNGVLDRIAKGATAEDAVAQALGTSFDGFLDGWKRHIAARPLPARAEKETRPLRFKGDPKHGGAHSEWSEIPDERARGFARLGEIFRERGRWEAARLEYGKAVKKVGAAIPVLASKYATAAMMTGHDAEAGAALAEALAAHPERAPLHVQMGRLHVRRKEWAKARDELLLANRVDPFDPEIHAGLSQAQAALGDKPAAQREERFAKLLAEGER; translated from the coding sequence GTGGCGAGCTCCAGCTCGAGGGCCGGCGCCCTCCTCCTGGCGCTCCTCGTCGCCCTGCTGCCGCTCCCGGCCCGCGCCGCGCGCGCCGGGCACGCGGAAGTCGAGGCCCTCCAGCACGCCCTCGCGCTCCTGCAGGACGAGGACGTGGAGGGCGCGAAGGCCATCGTCGATCCGCTCCTGGCGAAGGACGGCTCCGACCCCGACGTCGCCTTCGTCGCCGGCGTGCTCCGCTTCCACCAGCAGCGCTACGCCGACGCCGTGGCGCTGTTCGACGCCGCGGGCCTGGACACGCCGGGCGAGCCCGACTACCGCGCCCTCGCCCGCACCGCCCTCGAGGTCACCAAGGGGCACCAGCGCGCCGAGGGCGCCCACTTCGTGGTGAGCTACCCGCGCGGCAAGGACGAGGTGCTCGTCCCCTACGTCCTCGACGCCCTCGAGTCGCAGCGCGCCGCGCTCGAGAAGGACCTCGGCTACGCCCCGCCCGGCAAGGTGACCATCGAGTTCCTGAACGACACGAAGGAGCTCGCGAAGCTCTCGACCTTGAAGGAGGAGGAGATCAAGACCAGCGGCACCATCGCCATCTGCAAGTTCGACAAGCTGATGGTGGTCTCGCCGAAGGCGCTCCTGCAGGGCTACGACTGGCTCGACACCGCCGCCCACGAGTACGTCCACTACGTGGTGACGCGGCGCACCCGAAACAACACGCCCATCTGGCTGCACGAGGGGATCGCCAAGTTCGAGGAGACCCGCTGGCGCGGCCAGGGCGGCGAGGCGCTCTCCACCGAGCAGGCGACGATGCTCCGCGACGCGGCGAGGAAGGACGCCCTCATCACCTTCGCCCAGATGCACCCCTCGATGGCCAAGCTCCCCTCGCAGCACGCCGCCGCCCTCGCCTTCGCCGAGGTGATGGTCGCGGTCGAGTACCTGGAGCAGAAGGGCGGCGGGCCGCTCATGAACGGCGTGCTCGACCGGATCGCGAAGGGCGCCACCGCCGAGGACGCCGTGGCCCAGGCGCTCGGCACGAGCTTCGACGGCTTCCTCGACGGCTGGAAGCGGCACATCGCCGCCCGGCCGCTCCCGGCGCGGGCCGAGAAGGAGACGCGGCCGCTCCGGTTCAAGGGCGACCCGAAGCACGGCGGCGCCCACAGCGAGTGGAGCGAGATCCCGGACGAGCGGGCCCGCGGCTTCGCGCGGCTGGGCGAGATCTTCCGCGAGCGCGGCCGCTGGGAGGCGGCCCGGCTCGAGTACGGCAAGGCGGTGAAGAAGGTGGGCGCCGCGATCCCGGTGCTGGCGAGCAAGTACGCCACCGCCGCCATGATGACCGGCCACGACGCCGAGGCCGGCGCCGCGCTCGCCGAGGCGCTGGCGGCCCACCCGGAGCGCGCGCCGCTGCACGTGCAGATGGGCCGCCTCCACGTGCGCCGCAAGGAGTGGGCGAAGGCGCGGGACGAGCTGTTGCTCGCCAACCGCGTGGACCCCTTCGACCCCGAGATCCACGCCGGGCTCTCGCAGGCCCAGGCCGCGCTCGGCGACAAGCCCGCCGCGCAGCGCGAGGAGCGGTTCGCGAAGCTGCTCGCCGAGGGAGAGCGATGA